A genomic segment from Nicotiana tabacum cultivar K326 chromosome 7, ASM71507v2, whole genome shotgun sequence encodes:
- the LOC107806416 gene encoding fasciclin-like arabinogalactan protein 10 has product MGALYIFLFTLMSFTISIHAHNITEILSKFPEYSEFNSYLTQTKLADEINSRTTITILALTNGAMADVVGKHPLSVIKNVLSLHILLDYFDNTKLHKISDGTTLTTTLYQTTGNANGNLGSVNITDLKGGKVGFGSAVSHSPLASTYTKSVKQIEYNISVLEISSPIIAPGILTAPAPSALDFNITAALEKAGCKTFASLLVQSGVLKTYQTAIATGLTVFAPNDEAFKGKNVPDLNKLKSAEVVSLLQYHAVPSYTPIGTLKTKKDPISTLATNGASKYDLSASTAGDQVTLDTGVDSSRIASTVIDSTPFCIFTVDSVLLPEELFGKSPSPAPGPAPETSPSPAPEGASPGPAPEASSPSPMMSPPAPPTSSPAGAPADGPAADSENSTAKKNAGNVNAPALLKVLLTVSVSVIVSVYLS; this is encoded by the coding sequence ATGGGTGCACTCTACATTTTCCTCTTCACTCTCATGTCCTTTACTATTTCCATTCATGCACACAACATTACTGAAATCTTAAGCAAATTCCCAGAGTACAGTGAGTTCAACAGTTACCTCACACAAACAAAACTCGCCGACGAAATCAACAGCCGTACAACTATCACTATCTTAGCTTTAACCAATGGAGCCATGGCCGATGTTGTCGGCAAACACCCACTTTCTGTCATAAAAAACGTTCTTTCCCTTCACATCTTGCTTGATTACTTTGACAACACTAAACTCCACAAGATCTCTGACGGCACTACACTTACCACTACCCTTTACCAAACAACTGGTAATGCTAACGGCAACTTAGGTTCCGTTAACATCACCGATCTTAAAGGCGGTAAAGTGGGTTTCGGCTCAGCTGTTTCACACTCGCCATTAGCGTCCACTTACACTAAATCCGTGAAGCAAATCGAGTACAATATCTCTGTGTTGGAGATTAGTTCTCCGATTATTGCTCCGGGTATTTTGACTGCTCCGGCACCGTCTGCTTTGGACTTTAACATAACAGCGGCATTGGAGAAAGCGGGATGCAAAACATTTGCTTCGTTGCTTGTCCAATCTGGGGTTCTTAAGACGTATCAAACTGCCATTGCTACGGGTTTAACTGTCTTTGCACCTAATGATGAGGCGTTCAAGGGCAAAAATGTTCCAGATCTGAACAAACTGAAAAGTGCTGAGGTGGTTTCGCTGTTACAGTATCATGCTGTTCCGAGTTACACTCCTATTGGGACTTTGAAAACGAAGAAGGATCCTATTTCTACTCTAGCTACTAATGGTGCTAGTAAGTATGATTTGAGCGCGTCTACAGCTGGTGACCAGGTGACGCTTGACACCGGCGTTGACTCGTCAAGAATCGCTTCAACTGTGATTGACTCTACGCCGTTCTGTATTTTCACCGTCGACAGTGTACTTCTCCCTGAGGAGTTGTTCGGGAAATCTCCTTCTCCGGCACCGGGACCTGCACCGGAGACTTCTCCGTCACCTGCACCTGAGGGAGCTTCCCCTGGCCCTGCTCCGGAGGCCAGCTCTCCTTCTCCAATGATGTCTCCTCCGGCGCCGCCTACCTCGTCTCCGGCTGGTGCTCCGGCGGATGGTCCTGCTGCTGATTCCGAGAACAGTACGGCGAAGAAAAACGCCGGTAACGTTAACGCTCCGGCATTGCTGAAGGTTCTACTTACTGTGTCAGTGTCGGTAATTGTGTCCGTTTATTTGTCCTAG